The Rhizobium favelukesii DNA segment GAGGATCTCTCGCCAAGGGAGGCGACCATAAAGTCCATGGACGAGATCACTGGCGCATTGATCGGCATCGCCACTGTCCTGTCTGCCGTGTTTATTCCGATGGCATTTTTTTCGGGCTCCGTCGGCATCATCTACCGCCAGTTCTCGGTGACCATCGTGTCGGCGATGCTGCTTTCCGTGATCGTCGCACTGATCCTGACCCCGGCGCTATGCGCGACCGTCCTGAAAAAACCCAGGCACGGCGCCAAACAGCGCGGCGTGTTCGGGTTTTTCAACCGCAACTTCGAGCGCGGTACAACAGCATATCAGCGCGGCGTTGGTGGCATGCTGCGGCGCAGCGCTTTGTTCCTTTGCATCTTTCTCCTGATCGCTGCTTGCGTCGGTTACCTCTTCACACGATTGCCGAGTTCGTTCCTGCCCGAGGAGGATCAAGGAATCCTCATCAGCAGCGTTCAGTTGCCGGTCGGCGCCACGGCGGATCGCACGCAAAAGGTGTTGCAGCAGGTTACCGACCACTATCTCAACGATGAAAAGGACTACGTCACCGGTGTCATGGCAGTCGTTGGATTTGGCTTTGGTGGCCAAGGCCAAAACGTCGGCATCGCCTTCGTGAAGCTGAAGGATTTTTCCCAGCGCAGTACTCCCCAATCGAAGGCGCAAGCCGTCGCAGGGCGCGCGATGGCGGCTTTTTCCAAGATCAGAGACGGCAACGTGTTCGCTTTGGCGCCTCCGGCCATACCCGGCTTCGGCAACAATGCTGGCTTCGACTTTTACCTCAAGGACATGAATGCAACTGGTCATCAGCCGTTGATCGACGTCAGAAACCAACTGCTCGCCGCAGCTGGCAAGAACAGCAAATTGAGCGGTACGCGACCAAACGGGCAGGAAGATTCGCCGCAATATTCCGTCGACATCGATCAGGAAAAGGCGAGTGCACTTAACCTCGATCTCTCAGATATCGATACGACGGTCTCGACAGCCTGGGGCGGCAACTACGTCAATGATTTCATCGATCGCGGGCGCGTCAAGAAGGTCTATGTACAGGCTGACAAGGAGTTTCGAATGCAGCCTGAGGACTTCGATCGTTGGTACGTCAAGAACTCCGGCGACGAGATGGTGCCGTTCTCAGCCTTCGCCAGCGGACACTGGAAGTTTGGGTCGCCGCGCCTCGAACGCTACAACGGTTCGTCTGCGGTCGAAATCCAGGGGGCTGCGGCCACAGGTGTTTCATCCGGCGATGCCATGAACGAGATCGATGATCTGGTCGCTCAGTTACCGGAAGGCTTCCGCCATGAATGGACCGGCCTGTCGGCGCAGGAGCGCCTCTCAGGAAACCAGGCGACCCAGTTGTACGCTATCTCCATTCTCGTGGTGTTTCTGGCGCTGGCGGCCTTGTATGAGAGCTGGTCGATACCCGTCGCCGTCATGCTGTCGGTCCCTATCGGTGTCTTTGGGGCCTTGCTTGCCGCTATTTTGTTCGGCCAGACCAATGACGTCTACTTCAAGGTGGGATTGCTGACGACAATTGGCCTCGCAGCCAAGAACGCGATCCTGATTGTCGAATTTGCGATCGACCAGCAAAAAACCGGCAAGGATCTCTTCGCGGCCACGCTTGAGGCCTCCCGGCAGCGTCTGCGGCCGATCCTCATGACCTCGTTGGCCTTTATTCTCGGGGTTTTGCCACTTGCGATTGCCAATGGCGCCGGATCCGGCAGCCAGAACTCAATCGGTATCGGTGTGATGGGCGGTATGATCTCGGCAACGGTCATCGGGATATTTTTTATCCCGCTGTTATTTGTCAGTGTCAGGCGCGTCTTCAAGGGCAATGTTCCCGACGTAGCCAAGCGCCCGGAACCCGAAACCGTCGAGATCAAGGCCTAAATTGGCCGGCGCTCAGCGCGGTATCGGCAACCGGATGCTCTATCTCGTTTGCAGACGATGGAATGCGCGACCTCGCTTCATATCAGCGTCGGAGAGCAGCGATGAACTCGACAGCCCGCGACATTAGCTCTTTCAGGTCGGCCCGACCGACTTCTAAGTGCGGCTTCCTCATCGAGACACCCCGATTTTTGAAGAAATCGAGGTTGAGACAAAGTGCACCGGCGAAACTCTTTTCGCTGGCAACGACCCTGTTGAAATCTTGTCTTTCGTCAATGTTTCGGGTATATATCCTGATATAAATCGGAGATCATTGATGGGTAATACCGCGCAGAAAAGAGCGATCGAAAACTACCGAGGGCGTCTCACGCAACGAGGTTTCAAGCGATTGGAAGTCATGGCACTTGAATCGGACCGTGAACTGATACGTGCGTTGGCACGGCACCTAGCGGAGGAAGGGCCGGATGCAGAGCAGGCGAGACAAACCGTGAAAACGCTTGTTGAGGGCGCACCGCCTAAAACAGGAGGGATCCTGGCCGCATTGCGTCGATCGCCCCTTGTTGGAGCTGAACTCGATGTTTCGCGCCCGCGCGAAGAGGGGCGCAGGGTCGATCTGTGACACGCTATCTCCTCGATACCAACGTCATCAGCAACGTCGTAAAGCAAAAGCCGTCGGAATCGCTGCTGGCATGGTGGGCAGAGCAACGCGACGAAAATCTGTACATAGCCTCCCTAACGGTTGCGGAGATTAGGCGTGGCATCCTTGAAAAGCCACGTGGGAAGAAGCGCGACGCTCTCGATGCGTGGTTCTCTGGTCCCGAAGGGCCGCAAGGTTTGTTCGCGGGACGCGTCCTGCCCTTCGACGACAAGGCCGCACTGATTTGGGCTCGCCTGATGGCCGATGGCAAGTCAGCTGGCCGGCCTCGTAGCGGGCTCGATATGATCGTGGCCGCAATTGCAGGCGCGAATGATTGTGTGGTGGTTACGGACAACGAAAAGGATTTTGCCGGCACCCAGTTCATCAATCCCTTGCGGAACCGAGTGGGACCATGATCGCGACGAGAGATCGGGGGAAATTGACCAATCTTTTGAGCGGACTCCTGTGTCCCCGAATCTTCCGACCATTCCGTCGGACACTGGGGTAATCCCACGGCGAAATCAGCACTTGATCGCCTTCGGCGAGCGGTATCCCGAAAATCGCGGTCGAAAGATCCTCGGACGAGTTCCGGCTGAGCGCAATCTCATCGGCTGTGCAATCAATCATTGCGAATATTTGGCTGTTGATACCTGACCGGGGGTGGTAGCCGAACCGCGTAGTGCGGTGGCAGGGATCAAATCGTTCAGTCGCCTGCATATCCAACGATGCCCTTGATCTCAGTGAACTCATGTAGCCCGAACTTGCCGTATTCACGGCCGTTGCCCGACCGCTTGTAACCGCCGAAGGGGGCGGCACCATCCCATGCCGGGCCGTTGAGGCGAACACTGCCGGTGCGCAATCTGCGTGCCAGCGTCCGCGCTTCCGACTGAGCGCCATGGATGAAGGACGCGAGGCCATATGGCGTGTCATTAGCAATCGCCATCGCATCGTCCTCGGTTTCGTAGCCGATGATGGAGAGCACCGGACCGAAGATCTCCTCGCGCGCGATCGTCATCGAATTGGTCACCCGCGAAAACACGGTCGGGCGCACATAGTAACCCGAACTGAGATGCGATGGCCGACCGGGACCGCCGGCAGCTAGCTCCGCTCCTTCCGCGATACCCTTCTCGATCAGCGCCTGGATTTTTTCGAACTGGGTAGCGCTTGCGACCGGTCCGATGTCGGTACGAGGATCGGATGGAGGACCCACGACGAGCGCTGCTGCTTCTCGCGCCGCGACAGCGCTTGCTTCGTCCATACGCTCTACAGGTACGAGCATCCGCGTCGGCGCGTTGCACGACTGACCAGAATTGGCAAAGCAGCGGCGAACGCCGGCCCTGACTGCGCCGGCAAGATCGGCGCTTCGCAGTATGATATTCGGTGACTTGCCGCCGAGTTCCTGATGTACCCGTTTGACGGTGGGCGCTGCTGCCAGCGCAACGGCAATACCGGCGCGCGTTGAGCCAGTGAAGGACACCATGTCGACGTCCGGATGGCTGGCCAACACCGCGCCGACCGTCGGGCCGTCACCCTGAACCAAGTTGAAGACCCCCTTTGGCACGCCAGCCTCATGCATGATCTCGGCCAAAATGACAGCGTTGAAGGGAGCGATCTCAGACGGCTTGAGCACCATTGTACAACCGGTCGCAAGTGCAGGCGCGACCTTGCAGACGATCTGGTTGATTGGCCAGTTCCAGGGTGTGATCATTGCGACGACCCCAATCGGTTCATGGACGATTCGGGTTGAGCCCTGCATGTATTCAAAGTCGAATGTCTTGAAGGCGCGGATGGTCTCCTCGAAATGGGCCGCGCCGAGGCCGGCCTGTTCTGCCCGGGCC contains these protein-coding regions:
- a CDS encoding efflux RND transporter permease subunit, encoding MSRFFIARPVFAWVIAIVIMLAGILSITTLSISQYPQIAPTTVRISGNYPGADAQTVENSVTKVIEQGMTGIDNLDYMASTSQSTGQASISLTFTSAANPDVAQMQVQNKLQLVQAQLPQSVQNTGLTVTKSTSNFLMVIGFVSTDGKLTSTDLADYVNSSLNDTLKRVAGVGDTQLFGSGYAMRIWVDPDKLAKYSLMVSNVTAAIEAQNTQVAAGQIGALPQRKGQQLNATVTAKSRLQTPEQFQNIILKSDSNGSLVRLNDVATVEIGADSYSSFSTYNGKPSAGLAINLASGANAIDTAEAVQATVDSLRGTLPPNVEVVYPYDTTPFVKLSIEDVVKTLIEAIVLVFLVMFVFLQNLRATIIPTLAVPVVLLGTFGVLAYFGYSINTLTMFGMVLAIGLLVDDAIVVVENVERVMEEEDLSPREATIKSMDEITGALIGIATVLSAVFIPMAFFSGSVGIIYRQFSVTIVSAMLLSVIVALILTPALCATVLKKPRHGAKQRGVFGFFNRNFERGTTAYQRGVGGMLRRSALFLCIFLLIAACVGYLFTRLPSSFLPEEDQGILISSVQLPVGATADRTQKVLQQVTDHYLNDEKDYVTGVMAVVGFGFGGQGQNVGIAFVKLKDFSQRSTPQSKAQAVAGRAMAAFSKIRDGNVFALAPPAIPGFGNNAGFDFYLKDMNATGHQPLIDVRNQLLAAAGKNSKLSGTRPNGQEDSPQYSVDIDQEKASALNLDLSDIDTTVSTAWGGNYVNDFIDRGRVKKVYVQADKEFRMQPEDFDRWYVKNSGDEMVPFSAFASGHWKFGSPRLERYNGSSAVEIQGAAATGVSSGDAMNEIDDLVAQLPEGFRHEWTGLSAQERLSGNQATQLYAISILVVFLALAALYESWSIPVAVMLSVPIGVFGALLAAILFGQTNDVYFKVGLLTTIGLAAKNAILIVEFAIDQQKTGKDLFAATLEASRQRLRPILMTSLAFILGVLPLAIANGAGSGSQNSIGIGVMGGMISATVIGIFFIPLLFVSVRRVFKGNVPDVAKRPEPETVEIKA
- a CDS encoding PIN domain-containing protein gives rise to the protein MTRYLLDTNVISNVVKQKPSESLLAWWAEQRDENLYIASLTVAEIRRGILEKPRGKKRDALDAWFSGPEGPQGLFAGRVLPFDDKAALIWARLMADGKSAGRPRSGLDMIVAAIAGANDCVVVTDNEKDFAGTQFINPLRNRVGP
- a CDS encoding aldehyde dehydrogenase family protein → MKNAHRFYIDGEWVEPETLKKHDVIDPSTEQVIGTIAIGSAADAEKAIKAARNAFAGFSRTTKDDRLALLKRVLTIVKRRKDEIGDMISREMGAPLIMARAEQAGLGAAHFEETIRAFKTFDFEYMQGSTRIVHEPIGVVAMITPWNWPINQIVCKVAPALATGCTMVLKPSEIAPFNAVILAEIMHEAGVPKGVFNLVQGDGPTVGAVLASHPDVDMVSFTGSTRAGIAVALAAAPTVKRVHQELGGKSPNIILRSADLAGAVRAGVRRCFANSGQSCNAPTRMLVPVERMDEASAVAAREAAALVVGPPSDPRTDIGPVASATQFEKIQALIEKGIAEGAELAAGGPGRPSHLSSGYYVRPTVFSRVTNSMTIAREEIFGPVLSIIGYETEDDAMAIANDTPYGLASFIHGAQSEARTLARRLRTGSVRLNGPAWDGAAPFGGYKRSGNGREYGKFGLHEFTEIKGIVGYAGD